From the Clavibacter phaseoli genome, one window contains:
- the acs gene encoding acetate--CoA ligase, producing MTSPRTEQAETASDHITDAERALFPPPAALAAAANVTAEAFARAEADPIAFWEEAARRLDWETPWETAHTWIPPVAADGTPQVPAATWFAGGRLNVAANCVDRHVAAGRGDKVALHFEGEPGDRRTVTYRDLQEEVSRAANALTALGVGPGDRVVIYLPVLVETIVATLAVARIGAVHSLVFGGFSAEALRFRVEDTGAKLLITSDGQNRRGTAVATKPQADEAVAGVASIEHVLVVRRTGQDVPWTPGRDVWWHDAVGSASPVHAPLAFDAEHPLFIIYTSGTTGRPKGLVHTSGGYLAHASWAHWAHFDAKPDDVHWCTADLAWVTAHTYEIYGPLSNGLTQVIYEGTPDTPHRGRHLEIIERYGVTTYYTAPTLIRSLMGWYPDGVAGHDLSSIRLLGSVGEAINPAAWRWFHREIGGGSAPVVDTWWQSETGAAVIAPLPGVSTLKPGAAGRALPGFRVDVVDDDGEPTVQGEAGLLVIQRPWPGMARTVWGDPARYRSAYWERFADRGWFLAGDGARRDADGDIALQGRIDEVVNVSGHRLSTIEIESALVAHPRVGEAGVTGVADDLTGQRVVAFVVPRGDDRPADDDADGWAALAAELGPVLTAHVARAIGPVAKPRRIVAVPDVPKTRSGKIMRRLLADLVEGRTLGDATSLQDAAVLGRIRAVLDASPR from the coding sequence ATGACCTCCCCGCGCACCGAGCAGGCCGAGACCGCGTCTGACCACATCACCGACGCCGAGCGGGCGCTCTTCCCGCCGCCCGCCGCGCTCGCCGCCGCCGCGAACGTCACGGCGGAGGCCTTCGCGCGCGCCGAGGCGGATCCGATCGCCTTCTGGGAGGAGGCCGCCCGCCGCCTCGACTGGGAGACGCCGTGGGAGACCGCGCACACATGGATCCCGCCGGTCGCCGCCGACGGCACGCCGCAGGTGCCCGCCGCCACCTGGTTCGCGGGCGGCCGCCTCAACGTCGCCGCCAACTGCGTCGACCGCCACGTCGCCGCCGGCCGCGGGGACAAGGTGGCGCTGCACTTCGAGGGCGAGCCGGGTGACCGCCGCACGGTCACCTACCGCGACCTCCAGGAGGAGGTGTCCCGCGCCGCCAACGCCCTCACGGCCCTCGGCGTCGGGCCCGGCGACCGCGTCGTGATCTACCTGCCCGTGCTCGTCGAGACGATCGTCGCCACGCTCGCGGTCGCCCGCATCGGCGCCGTGCACTCGCTCGTCTTCGGCGGCTTCTCCGCGGAGGCCCTGCGCTTCCGCGTCGAGGACACGGGCGCGAAGCTCCTCATCACGAGCGACGGCCAGAACCGCCGCGGCACGGCCGTCGCCACCAAGCCGCAGGCCGACGAGGCCGTCGCGGGCGTCGCCTCGATCGAGCACGTGCTCGTCGTCCGCCGCACCGGCCAGGACGTGCCGTGGACCCCGGGACGCGACGTGTGGTGGCACGACGCCGTGGGATCCGCGTCGCCCGTGCACGCGCCCCTGGCCTTTGACGCCGAGCACCCGCTCTTCATCATCTACACGTCCGGCACGACCGGCCGCCCCAAGGGCCTCGTGCACACCTCCGGCGGCTACCTCGCCCACGCGTCGTGGGCGCACTGGGCCCACTTCGACGCGAAGCCCGACGACGTGCACTGGTGCACGGCCGACCTCGCGTGGGTCACCGCGCACACCTACGAGATCTACGGCCCGCTCTCCAACGGCCTCACGCAGGTGATCTACGAGGGCACTCCCGACACGCCCCACCGCGGGCGGCACCTGGAGATCATCGAGCGGTACGGGGTCACGACGTACTACACGGCGCCCACGCTGATCCGCTCGCTCATGGGCTGGTACCCCGACGGCGTCGCCGGGCACGACCTCTCGAGCATCCGGCTGCTGGGGTCGGTGGGGGAGGCCATCAACCCCGCGGCCTGGCGCTGGTTCCACCGGGAGATCGGCGGGGGATCCGCGCCCGTCGTCGACACCTGGTGGCAGTCCGAGACGGGGGCCGCCGTCATCGCGCCGCTGCCGGGCGTCTCCACGCTGAAGCCCGGCGCCGCCGGCCGCGCGCTGCCCGGCTTCCGGGTGGACGTGGTCGACGACGACGGCGAGCCCACGGTGCAGGGGGAGGCGGGCCTCCTCGTCATCCAGCGCCCCTGGCCCGGGATGGCGCGCACCGTATGGGGCGACCCCGCCCGCTACCGCAGCGCGTACTGGGAGCGCTTCGCCGACCGCGGCTGGTTCCTCGCGGGCGACGGCGCCCGGCGCGACGCCGACGGCGACATCGCGCTGCAGGGCCGGATCGACGAGGTCGTCAACGTCTCCGGGCACCGCCTGTCCACCATCGAGATCGAGTCGGCGCTCGTCGCGCACCCGCGCGTGGGGGAGGCGGGCGTCACGGGGGTCGCGGACGACCTCACCGGCCAGCGCGTGGTCGCGTTCGTCGTCCCGCGCGGCGACGACCGCCCCGCTGACGACGACGCCGACGGCTGGGCGGCGCTCGCCGCGGAGCTGGGGCCCGTGCTCACGGCGCACGTGGCGCGCGCCATCGGGCCGGTCGCCAAGCCCCGCCGGATCGTCGCGGTGCCGGACGTGCCGAAGACGCGGTCGGGCAAGATCATGCGCCGCCTCCTCGCCGACCTCGTGGAGGGCCGGACCCTCGGCGACGCCACGAGCCTGCAGGACGCCGCCGTGCTCGGCCGGATCCGCGCGGTCCTCGACGCCTCCCCGCGCTGA
- the pyrR gene encoding bifunctional pyr operon transcriptional regulator/uracil phosphoribosyltransferase PyrR has protein sequence MPQRIVLQPSDITRALTRIAHEILESNRGPHDLLLLGIPTRGTVLAERIGRIIARLEPEAPADLVGSLDVTMYRDDLQRNPTRAPAPTRLPAGGVDGRTVVLVDDVLFSGRTVRAALDAIGDLGRPTAVRLAALVDRGHRELPIRADFVGKNLPSSLAERIFVRLEETDGEDSVSIAGPDDEPATGAAAGTGTGEGTTR, from the coding sequence TTGCCTCAGCGCATCGTGCTGCAGCCCTCTGACATCACCCGTGCGCTCACGCGCATCGCCCACGAGATCCTCGAGTCGAACCGCGGTCCGCACGACCTGCTGCTCCTCGGGATCCCCACCCGCGGCACCGTCCTCGCCGAGCGCATCGGCCGGATCATCGCCCGCCTCGAGCCCGAGGCCCCCGCCGACCTGGTGGGCTCGCTCGACGTCACGATGTACCGCGACGACCTGCAGCGGAACCCCACGCGCGCGCCCGCGCCCACCCGGCTGCCCGCCGGCGGCGTCGACGGCCGCACCGTCGTGCTCGTCGACGACGTGCTCTTCTCCGGCCGCACCGTGCGCGCGGCCCTCGACGCGATCGGCGACCTCGGCCGCCCCACGGCCGTGCGGCTCGCCGCGCTGGTCGACCGCGGCCACCGCGAGCTCCCCATCCGCGCCGACTTCGTGGGCAAGAACCTGCCGTCCAGCCTCGCCGAGCGGATCTTCGTCCGGCTCGAGGAGACCGACGGCGAGGACTCGGTGAGCATCGCCGGCCCGGACGACGAGCCGGCGACCGGAGCCGCCGCCGGCACCGGCACCGGCGAGGGGACGACGCGATGA
- a CDS encoding aspartate carbamoyltransferase catalytic subunit — translation MRHLLSTRDLSRDEAVHILDVAEDMADVGTREIKKTPALRGRTVVNLFFEDSTRTRISFEAAAKRLSADVINFSAKGSSVSKGESLKDTAQTLQAMGADGVVVRHPSSGAPHTLAGSGWIDAGIVNAGDGTHEHPTQALLDAFTIRRRLHGSAARGKGLDGTRVVIVGDVLHSRVARSNAWLLTTLGAEVTLVAPPTLVPVGVGSWPVTVRYDLDAALAEGKPDAVMMLRIQAERMRAAFFPNPREYARIWGLDDARLALLGPDTIVMHPGPMNRGLEISAAAADSERSTVREQVANGVSVRMAVLYLLLSGDGKADR, via the coding sequence ATGAGGCACCTGCTCTCCACCCGCGACCTGTCCCGGGACGAGGCGGTCCACATCCTCGACGTCGCCGAGGACATGGCCGACGTCGGCACGCGCGAGATCAAGAAGACCCCCGCGCTCCGCGGCCGCACGGTCGTCAACCTCTTCTTCGAGGACTCCACCCGCACCCGCATCTCCTTCGAGGCCGCCGCCAAGCGCCTGTCGGCCGACGTCATCAACTTCAGCGCGAAGGGGTCGAGCGTCTCCAAGGGCGAGAGCCTCAAGGACACCGCGCAGACGCTGCAGGCCATGGGCGCCGACGGCGTGGTCGTCCGCCACCCGTCCTCGGGCGCGCCGCACACGCTCGCCGGCAGCGGCTGGATCGACGCCGGCATCGTCAACGCTGGGGACGGCACGCACGAGCACCCCACGCAGGCGCTGCTCGACGCCTTCACCATACGCCGCCGGCTGCACGGGTCCGCCGCGCGCGGCAAGGGCCTCGACGGCACGCGCGTCGTCATCGTCGGCGACGTCCTGCACTCGCGCGTCGCCCGCTCGAACGCGTGGCTGCTCACGACGCTCGGCGCCGAGGTCACGCTCGTCGCGCCGCCCACGCTCGTGCCGGTGGGCGTCGGATCCTGGCCCGTCACCGTCCGCTACGACCTCGACGCGGCGCTCGCCGAGGGGAAGCCCGACGCCGTGATGATGCTCCGGATCCAGGCCGAGCGCATGCGCGCCGCCTTCTTCCCGAACCCGCGCGAGTACGCGCGCATCTGGGGGCTGGACGACGCGCGCCTCGCGCTCCTCGGGCCCGATACGATCGTCATGCACCCGGGGCCCATGAACCGCGGGCTCGAGATATCCGCCGCCGCCGCCGACTCGGAGAGGTCCACGGTGCGCGAGCAGGTCGCCAACGGCGTCTCGGTGCGCATGGCCGTCCTCTACCTCCTGCTGTCCGGCGACGGGAAGGCCGACCGATGA
- a CDS encoding dihydroorotase, which yields MTQNEMTQDTMTLDDTHLIRGATLPSGERADILVADGLIREIGPDLEAPDGAHVIEADGLVALPGLVDLHVHLREPGYEQSETVLTGSRAAALGGFTAVFAMANTMPVQDTAGVVEQVKALGDAAGYATVRPIGAVSVGLQGESMAEIGAMASSRAAVRVFSDDGKCVSDPLLMRRALEYVKAFDGVIAQHAQDPRLTEGATMNEGALSGELGITGWPAVAEESIIARDVLLAEHVGSRLHVCHVSTAGSVDVIRWAKARGVDVTAEVTPHHLLLTEDLVAGYDARYKVNPPLRRREDVEALRAALADGTIDVVATDHAPHPIEAKDCEWDAAAFGMVGLESALSVVQLAMVDTGLLDWAGVARVMSHAPARIGRLAEHGHALAGGSPADITLYDPRASRVFGRDDLGGLSGNSPYLEMTLPGRVVATLHRGYPTVLDGALVDRETVARAAVLRDRADADARDQAASDARAGRA from the coding sequence ATGACCCAGAACGAGATGACCCAGGACACGATGACCCTGGACGACACCCACCTGATCCGCGGCGCGACCCTGCCCTCGGGCGAGCGCGCCGACATCCTCGTCGCCGACGGTCTGATCCGGGAGATCGGCCCCGACCTCGAGGCGCCCGACGGGGCGCACGTCATCGAGGCCGACGGCCTCGTCGCGCTGCCCGGCCTCGTCGACCTGCACGTGCACCTCCGCGAGCCCGGCTACGAGCAGAGCGAGACCGTGCTCACGGGATCCCGCGCCGCGGCCCTCGGCGGCTTCACGGCGGTCTTCGCGATGGCCAACACCATGCCCGTGCAGGACACGGCGGGGGTGGTCGAGCAGGTCAAGGCCCTCGGCGACGCGGCCGGGTACGCCACCGTGCGCCCCATCGGCGCGGTCTCGGTCGGGCTCCAGGGGGAGTCGATGGCGGAGATCGGCGCGATGGCCTCCAGCCGCGCCGCCGTCCGCGTGTTCTCCGACGACGGCAAGTGCGTCTCGGACCCGCTGCTCATGCGCCGCGCGCTCGAGTACGTGAAGGCCTTCGACGGCGTCATCGCGCAGCACGCGCAGGACCCGCGCCTCACCGAGGGCGCCACCATGAACGAGGGCGCGCTGTCCGGCGAGCTCGGCATCACGGGCTGGCCCGCTGTCGCCGAGGAGTCGATCATCGCGCGCGACGTGCTGCTCGCCGAGCACGTCGGATCCCGCCTCCACGTCTGCCACGTCTCCACCGCCGGCTCGGTCGACGTGATCCGCTGGGCCAAGGCCCGCGGCGTCGACGTCACGGCGGAGGTCACGCCGCACCACCTGCTCCTCACCGAGGACCTGGTCGCCGGCTACGACGCGCGCTACAAGGTGAACCCGCCGCTCCGCCGCCGCGAGGACGTCGAGGCCCTGCGCGCCGCGCTCGCCGACGGCACGATCGACGTGGTCGCGACCGACCACGCGCCGCACCCCATCGAGGCCAAGGACTGCGAGTGGGACGCGGCCGCGTTCGGCATGGTCGGCCTCGAGTCGGCGCTCTCCGTGGTGCAGCTCGCCATGGTCGACACCGGGCTGCTCGACTGGGCGGGCGTCGCCCGCGTCATGTCGCACGCGCCCGCGCGCATCGGCCGGCTCGCCGAGCACGGGCACGCGCTGGCCGGCGGGTCACCGGCCGACATCACGCTCTACGACCCGCGGGCCTCGCGCGTCTTCGGCCGCGACGACCTCGGCGGCCTCAGCGGGAACTCGCCGTACCTGGAGATGACGCTGCCCGGCCGCGTCGTCGCGACCCTCCACCGCGGATACCCGACCGTGCTCGACGGCGCGCTCGTCGACCGCGAGACGGTCGCCCGCGCCGCCGTCCTCCGCGACCGCGCGGACGCTGACGCGCGCGACCAGGCCGCCTCCGACGCCCGGGCGGGACGCGCATGA
- the carA gene encoding glutamine-hydrolyzing carbamoyl-phosphate synthase small subunit: MARHEPAVLVLEDGRRYVGRAYGARGVTLGEAVFATGMTGYQETITDPSYAGQIVLQTAPHIGNTGMNDDDMESRRIWVAGYVVRDPSRVVSNFRGQRTLEDDLVAQGVVGISGIDTRAVTRRIRDEGAMRAGVFSGDAFALGDEEQLAQVRQAPDMAGRNLSAEVSTQETYTIPAVGERIGSVAVLDLGIKTATVKHLAARGLDVHVVPQSITTEELAELAPTAVFYSNGPGDPEASQYHVELLQDVLRKGIPFFGICFGNQLLGRALGFDTYKLPFGHRGINQPVLDRRTGRVEITSQNHGFAVSAPLDGPVDSPAGFGRAEVSHVSLNDQVVEGLNCLDIPAFSVQYHPEAAAGPHDSSYLFDRFVQLIHDASGTAPAAATPQETV, encoded by the coding sequence ATGGCCCGACACGAACCAGCTGTCCTGGTGCTCGAGGACGGACGGAGGTACGTCGGACGCGCGTACGGCGCCCGCGGCGTGACCCTCGGCGAGGCCGTCTTCGCGACCGGCATGACCGGCTACCAGGAGACGATCACCGACCCGTCCTACGCGGGGCAGATCGTGCTCCAGACGGCGCCGCACATCGGCAACACCGGCATGAACGACGACGACATGGAGTCCCGCCGCATCTGGGTCGCCGGCTACGTCGTCCGCGACCCCTCGCGCGTGGTCTCCAACTTCCGCGGGCAGCGCACGCTCGAGGATGACCTCGTCGCCCAGGGCGTGGTCGGCATCTCCGGCATCGACACGCGCGCCGTGACGCGCCGGATCCGCGACGAGGGCGCCATGCGCGCCGGCGTCTTCTCCGGCGACGCCTTCGCGCTCGGCGACGAGGAGCAGCTCGCGCAGGTGCGCCAGGCGCCCGACATGGCGGGCCGCAACCTCTCCGCCGAGGTCTCCACGCAGGAGACGTACACGATCCCGGCGGTCGGCGAGCGCATCGGGTCCGTCGCGGTCCTCGACCTCGGCATCAAGACCGCCACGGTGAAGCACCTCGCGGCCCGCGGCCTCGACGTGCACGTGGTGCCGCAGTCGATCACCACGGAGGAGCTCGCCGAGCTCGCGCCGACGGCGGTCTTCTACTCGAACGGCCCCGGCGACCCCGAGGCCTCGCAGTACCACGTGGAGCTCCTGCAGGACGTGCTCCGCAAGGGCATCCCGTTCTTCGGGATCTGCTTCGGCAACCAGCTGCTCGGCCGCGCCCTCGGGTTCGACACCTACAAGCTGCCGTTCGGCCACCGCGGGATCAACCAGCCCGTGCTCGACCGGCGCACCGGCCGCGTCGAGATCACGAGCCAGAACCACGGCTTCGCGGTCTCCGCGCCGCTCGACGGCCCCGTGGACAGCCCCGCCGGCTTCGGCCGCGCGGAGGTCAGCCACGTCTCGCTCAACGACCAGGTCGTGGAGGGGCTGAACTGCCTCGACATCCCGGCCTTCAGCGTCCAGTACCACCCGGAGGCGGCCGCGGGCCCGCACGACTCGTCGTACCTCTTCGACCGGTTCGTCCAGCTGATCCACGACGCGTCGGGCACCGCCCCCGCCGCCGCGACCCCCCAGGAGACCGTGTAA
- the carB gene encoding carbamoyl-phosphate synthase large subunit: MPKRDDINSVLVIGSGPIVIGQAAEFDYSGTQACRVLREEGVRVILVNSNPATIMTDPGFADATYIEPITSEVLEKIIVKEKPDAVLPTLGGQTALNAAIRLDELGILAKHGVELIGAKVEAIQKGEDRQLFKDLVIESGADVARSHVAKTLEQAVEFAEDLGYPLVIRPSFTMGGLGSGFAHTRQELERMVADGLQSSPTTEVLLEESILGWKEYELELMRDTADNTVVVCSIENVDPVGVHTGDSITVAPALTLTDREYQHMRDIGIDIIRRVGVDTGGCNIQFAVDPADGRLIVIEMNPRVSRSSALASKATGFPIAKIAAKLAIGYRLDEIPNDITKVTPASFEPTLDYVVVKVPRFAFEKFPAADAELTTTMKSVGEAMAIGRNYSTALQKALRSLEKRGSSFHWGAETRSVDELLEVSRTPTDGRIVTVQQALRAGATAEQVFDATKIDPWFIDQIVLINEVADAVRDADELDAGTLREAKDHGFSDAQIAEIRGLAEQEVRDARHAADIRPVYKTVDTCAGEFPALTPYHYSSYDYETEIVPSDRRKVIILGSGPNRIGQGIEFDYSCVHASFALAEAGYETIMINCNPETVSTDYDTSDRLYFEPLTLEDVLEIVHAEQQAGELVGVVVQLGGQTALGLAKGLEAAGVPILGTSPSAIDLAEERGLFSGILDAAGLVAPRNGTAVAIDEAVVVAEGIGYPVLVRPSYVLGGRGMEIVFDTATLHDYFLRMADQGIIGEGKPLLIDRFLDDAIEIDIDAIYDGTELYVGGVMEHIEEAGIHSGDSSCTLPPVTLGRGQIQQVVDATRAIAEGVGVRGLLNVQFAIGAGVLYVLEANPRASRTVPFVSKALGIPLAKAASLVMVGTSIAELKASGLLPERDGSDVPMDSPVAVKEAVLPFKRFRTKDGLIVDSVLGPEMRSTGEVMGIDRDFPRAFAKSQEAAFGGLPLSGTVFVSVADRDKRSIVLPVLRLQQLGFEVLATAGTAEILSRNGIQARVVRKYSEEPAAGDSPSIVDLINRDEVDVVINTPSGRTARADGYEIRAAAVAADKALFTTIAQLTAAVASFDAIRAGFDVTSLQDYAIAREARR, encoded by the coding sequence ATGCCCAAGCGCGACGACATCAACAGCGTCCTCGTCATCGGCTCCGGGCCGATCGTCATCGGCCAGGCCGCCGAGTTCGACTACTCCGGCACGCAGGCCTGCCGCGTGCTCCGCGAGGAGGGCGTCCGCGTCATCCTCGTGAACTCGAACCCCGCCACGATCATGACCGACCCGGGCTTCGCCGACGCGACGTACATCGAGCCGATCACGAGCGAGGTGCTCGAGAAGATCATCGTCAAGGAGAAGCCCGACGCGGTGCTCCCGACCCTCGGCGGCCAGACGGCGCTCAACGCGGCCATCCGCCTCGACGAGCTCGGCATCCTCGCCAAGCACGGCGTCGAGCTCATCGGCGCGAAGGTCGAGGCCATCCAGAAGGGCGAGGACCGTCAGCTCTTCAAGGACCTCGTCATCGAGTCCGGCGCCGACGTCGCCCGCTCGCACGTCGCGAAGACGCTCGAGCAGGCCGTGGAGTTCGCCGAGGACCTCGGCTACCCGCTCGTGATCCGCCCCTCGTTCACCATGGGCGGCCTCGGCTCCGGCTTCGCGCACACGCGCCAGGAACTCGAGCGCATGGTCGCCGACGGCCTGCAGTCGAGCCCCACCACCGAGGTGCTCCTCGAGGAGTCGATCCTCGGCTGGAAGGAGTACGAGCTCGAGCTCATGCGCGACACGGCCGACAACACGGTCGTCGTCTGCTCCATCGAGAACGTCGACCCGGTCGGCGTGCACACGGGCGACTCGATCACGGTCGCGCCGGCGCTCACGCTCACCGACCGCGAGTACCAGCACATGCGCGACATCGGCATCGACATCATCCGCCGGGTGGGCGTCGACACGGGCGGCTGCAACATCCAGTTCGCGGTGGACCCCGCGGACGGCCGCCTCATCGTCATCGAGATGAACCCGCGCGTCTCCCGCTCGAGCGCGCTCGCGTCGAAGGCCACGGGCTTCCCGATCGCGAAGATCGCCGCGAAGCTCGCCATCGGCTACCGCCTCGACGAGATCCCGAACGACATCACCAAGGTCACGCCCGCGAGCTTCGAGCCCACGCTCGACTACGTGGTCGTGAAGGTGCCGCGCTTCGCGTTCGAGAAGTTCCCGGCCGCGGACGCCGAGCTCACCACGACCATGAAGTCGGTCGGCGAGGCCATGGCCATCGGCCGCAACTACTCCACCGCGCTGCAGAAGGCGCTGCGCTCGCTCGAGAAGCGCGGATCCTCCTTCCACTGGGGCGCGGAGACCCGCTCGGTCGACGAGCTGCTCGAGGTGAGCCGCACGCCCACCGACGGCCGCATCGTCACGGTGCAGCAGGCGCTCCGCGCCGGCGCCACGGCGGAGCAGGTCTTCGACGCCACCAAGATCGACCCCTGGTTCATCGACCAGATCGTGCTCATCAACGAGGTCGCCGACGCCGTGCGCGACGCCGACGAGCTCGACGCGGGGACGCTGCGCGAGGCGAAGGACCACGGCTTCTCGGACGCGCAGATCGCGGAGATCCGCGGCCTCGCCGAGCAGGAGGTGCGCGACGCGCGCCACGCGGCCGACATCCGCCCCGTCTACAAGACGGTCGACACGTGCGCGGGGGAGTTCCCGGCGCTCACGCCGTACCACTACTCCAGCTACGACTACGAGACGGAGATCGTGCCGTCCGACCGCCGCAAGGTGATCATCCTGGGCTCGGGCCCGAACCGCATCGGCCAGGGCATCGAGTTCGACTACTCGTGCGTCCACGCGTCCTTCGCGCTGGCCGAGGCCGGGTACGAGACGATCATGATCAACTGCAACCCGGAGACGGTCTCGACCGACTACGACACGAGCGACCGGCTCTACTTCGAGCCGCTCACGCTCGAGGACGTGCTCGAGATCGTGCACGCGGAGCAGCAGGCGGGCGAGCTCGTCGGCGTCGTCGTGCAGCTCGGCGGCCAGACCGCGCTCGGGCTCGCCAAGGGCCTCGAGGCCGCGGGCGTCCCGATCCTCGGCACGAGCCCGTCGGCCATCGACCTCGCGGAGGAGCGGGGCCTGTTCTCCGGGATCCTCGACGCCGCGGGCCTCGTGGCGCCGCGCAACGGCACGGCCGTCGCGATCGACGAGGCCGTGGTCGTCGCGGAGGGGATCGGCTACCCGGTCCTCGTGCGCCCGAGCTACGTGCTCGGCGGCCGCGGCATGGAGATCGTGTTCGACACCGCCACGCTCCACGACTACTTCCTGCGCATGGCCGACCAGGGCATCATCGGCGAGGGGAAGCCGCTCCTCATCGACCGGTTCCTCGACGACGCCATCGAGATCGACATCGACGCGATCTACGACGGCACCGAGCTGTACGTGGGCGGCGTCATGGAGCACATCGAGGAGGCCGGGATCCACTCGGGCGACTCGAGCTGCACGCTCCCGCCCGTGACCCTCGGCCGCGGCCAGATCCAGCAGGTCGTCGACGCCACGCGCGCCATCGCCGAGGGCGTGGGCGTGCGCGGCCTCCTCAACGTCCAGTTCGCGATCGGCGCGGGCGTGCTCTACGTCCTCGAGGCGAACCCGCGCGCGAGCCGCACGGTGCCCTTCGTCTCGAAGGCGCTCGGCATCCCGCTCGCGAAGGCCGCGTCGCTCGTCATGGTCGGCACGTCCATCGCGGAGCTCAAGGCCTCCGGGCTGCTGCCCGAGCGCGACGGATCCGACGTGCCGATGGACTCGCCCGTCGCCGTGAAGGAGGCCGTGCTGCCCTTCAAGCGGTTCCGCACGAAGGACGGCCTCATCGTCGACTCCGTGCTCGGCCCGGAGATGCGCTCCACCGGCGAGGTCATGGGCATCGACCGCGACTTCCCGCGCGCGTTCGCGAAGAGCCAGGAGGCGGCGTTCGGCGGCCTCCCGCTCTCCGGCACGGTGTTCGTCTCGGTCGCCGACCGCGACAAGCGCTCGATCGTGCTGCCGGTGCTCCGCCTCCAGCAGCTCGGCTTCGAGGTGCTCGCGACCGCGGGCACGGCGGAGATCCTCAGCCGCAACGGGATCCAGGCGCGCGTCGTCCGCAAGTACAGCGAGGAGCCCGCCGCGGGCGACTCGCCGTCGATCGTCGACCTCATCAACCGCGACGAGGTGGACGTGGTCATCAACACGCCGTCGGGCCGCACCGCGCGCGCGGACGGCTACGAGATCCGCGCGGCGGCCGTGGCGGCCGACAAGGCGCTGTTCACGACCATCGCGCAGCTCACGGCCGCGGTCGCGTCCTTCGACGCCATCCGCGCGGGCTTCGACGTGACGAGCCTGCAGGACTACGCGATCGCCCGCGAGGCCCGCAGGTGA
- the pyrF gene encoding orotidine-5'-phosphate decarboxylase, with protein MTSADGGAALAAPPFGARLARAFRERGHLCVGIDPHRSLLDAWGLADDARGLEEFGLRVVEATAGRAGIVKPQVAFFERHGSAGYAALERVLAAARDAGLLVIADAKRGDIGSTVDAYGAAWLAPDSPLRADAVTLTAYTGVGSLDGVRAAADAWGAGVFVLAATSNPEARDLQRAVLPSDAAGPAARTVARGIQDAAVAANGPLDDPSADPGAFGLVVGATVDAADAGLDLARLVRTPILAPGFGHQGALLGDVRKLFGPAAGVVIAAASRSILAAGPRRVAEAVTDHAGRLEEVLP; from the coding sequence GTGACGAGCGCGGACGGCGGGGCGGCCCTGGCCGCCCCGCCGTTCGGCGCGCGCCTCGCCCGCGCCTTCCGGGAGCGCGGGCACCTCTGCGTCGGCATCGACCCGCACCGGTCGCTGCTCGACGCGTGGGGCCTCGCCGACGACGCGCGGGGCCTCGAGGAGTTCGGCCTGCGCGTGGTCGAGGCGACCGCGGGGCGGGCCGGCATCGTCAAGCCGCAGGTCGCGTTCTTCGAGCGCCACGGATCCGCCGGGTACGCCGCCCTCGAGCGCGTGCTCGCCGCGGCGCGCGACGCCGGCCTCCTCGTGATCGCCGACGCCAAGCGCGGCGACATCGGGTCCACCGTCGACGCGTACGGCGCCGCCTGGCTCGCGCCCGACAGCCCGCTGCGCGCCGACGCCGTGACGCTGACGGCCTACACGGGCGTCGGATCCCTCGACGGCGTCCGCGCCGCGGCCGACGCGTGGGGCGCGGGCGTCTTCGTCCTCGCCGCGACCTCGAACCCCGAGGCCAGGGACCTGCAGCGCGCCGTGCTGCCGAGCGACGCCGCCGGGCCCGCCGCCCGCACGGTGGCGCGCGGGATCCAGGACGCCGCCGTCGCCGCCAACGGCCCGCTCGACGACCCGTCCGCGGATCCCGGGGCGTTCGGGCTCGTCGTCGGCGCGACCGTCGACGCCGCCGACGCCGGGCTCGACCTGGCGCGGCTCGTCCGCACCCCGATCCTCGCCCCCGGCTTCGGCCACCAGGGCGCGCTGCTCGGCGATGTCCGGAAGCTGTTCGGCCCGGCCGCCGGCGTTGTCATCGCGGCCGCGTCCCGGAGTATCCTCGCGGCAGGGCCACGGCGTGTCGCGGAGGCCGTCACCGACCACGCCGGACGACTCGAAGAGGTGCTGCCATGA